A single genomic interval of Takifugu flavidus isolate HTHZ2018 chromosome 19, ASM371156v2, whole genome shotgun sequence harbors:
- the LOC130515891 gene encoding G-protein coupled receptor family C group 6 member A, whose product MQAGLVSRSLLLSLIVLSSITAHGDGVNSAHCNCGAQAPGDIEIGFIWPIHYKVNNIQDRIRPELFTCSFFDLESFMTSLGAIYEIEAINAAGLLPGVRLGYLMCDTCSHASKALQSVEHMLSIHHSPTATCGYIDFRPKVKMFLGALHSEVAVTVSRLLNVYMVPLMSSASSSPKLSDKIHYPVFLRTVPSDKHQMKAIAKLMNYYGWHWVGIVYEDGEYGRGAFQSFLDDAADSNVCLAYQEMLPHSENPSYSLQYIQRVSQQIISSSAQVVLLILRPELVEALFKEMIRTHTTRTWISSEAWSQSSLVSKMEGINMVGDILGLTFISHKSKAFDNYLTNLIATPGGNNSFIEEYKNLRFNCTPECFSVKPPPHCPPPQLLKIKSPNACNMEDPHTQNDAYLVNYLDTSSALASREAVWALAYALQKLLKCNSSMCSGELNFPPWKLLEELKKVKFTFENNTLFFDENGDFVSGYDLIWWEVDGNHRSFQKIGKYAVLDKQVRLTVQNVTWISTGNTTAPQSRCSKRCPPGSIKKILNVSCCYTCNPCHDGTYADKWDLVDCKKCPNGTWSLKGWNHCEPRWESYLKWSDPYPITLTTAASFGILLLIVILIIFLVHRDSPPMKRAEVRLSCVMIVGLAVSFASVICFMGKPTVYLCCARHLMYAMGFTLCVSCILVKAFRFFLAFLPFGQMTNRQLHKLYNPPVIVTIITALQVIICLLWMIFDSPYVEGSPPSPQSMKKILQCREGATYIGYGIMLGYIGLLALIGFLLAFKSRKVPHEFSETGYIIFSMLMYLFVWVCFIPVYITNHEEGTAVQASAILVSTYGIIFCHFLPKCYEALRKIKIETMETIVERSLSLTSDSTTDMFDPQMTISTQRTDSFSNLSTTTILGMSGYSSKDNAAASGLVLTPVPREGGYFPFFSNKKGPKLTKRCRSISL is encoded by the exons ATGCAGGCAGGTCTGGTGTCACGCAGCCTTCTTTTGTCCCTGATAGTGCTGAGCAGCATCACTGCTCACGGGGATGGGGTCAACTCTGCACATTGTAACTGTGGGGCCCAGGCCCCTGGGGACATTGAGATAGGTTTCATCTGGCCAATCCATTATAAAGTGAATAACATTCAGGATCGAATAAGACCAGAACTCTTCACTTGCTCTTT TTTTGACCTGGAGTCATTCATGACGTCTTTAGGTGCGATTTATGAAATTGAGGCGATAAACGCAGCAGGATTGCTCCCAGGAGTGCGTCTTGGATACCTGATGTGTGACACGTGCTCACATGCCAGCAAAGCTCTGCAGAGTGTGGAGCACATGCTCTCAATACACCATTCTCCGACTGCCACATGTGGCTACATCGACTTCAGGCCCAAGGTCAAGATGTTTTTGGGAGCGTTGCATTCAGAAGTGGCCGTCACTGTGTCCAGACTGCTGAACGTGTACATGGTACCCCTG ATGAGTAGTGCTTCATCCTCACCTAAACTGAGCGATAAGATCCACTACCCAGTTTTCTTGCGAACTGTCCCCAGTGACAAACACCAGATGAAAGCAATAGCAAAACTGATGAATTACTACGGTTGGCACTGGGTTGGAATTGTCTACGAGGATGGAGAATATGGAAGAGGAGCGTTCCAGAGCTTTTTAGATGATGCTGCAGACAGTAACGTGTGCTTGGCCTACCAGGAGATGCTTCCACATTCTGAAAATCCTTCATATTCATTACAATACATCCAACGCGTTAGCCAGCAAATCATTTCCTCCAGTGCCCAGGTGGTATTGCTGATTCTCAGGCCAGAGCTGGTGGAGGCCCTGTTTAAGGAAATGATCCGGACCCACACAACAAGGACATGGATCTCCAGCGAAGCCTGGTCCCAAAGTTCCCTGGTGTCCAAGATGGAGGGCATTAACATGGTGGGAGACATTTTGGGCCTGACCTTTATTTCGCATAAGAGCAAAGCATTTGACAATTATCTCACAAATCTCATAGCAACACCAGGAGGGAACAACAGCTTCATTGAAGAATACAAAAACCTGAGATTCAACTGCACCCCAGAATGCTTCTCAGTTAAGCCCCCACCCCactgccccccacctcagctCTTGAAAATCAAATCTCCTAATGCATGCAATATGGAAGATCCACACACTCAGAATGACGCCTATCTTGTAAATTATCTGGACACCAGCAGCGCTCTAGCCAGCAGAGAAGCAGTGTGGGCCTTGGCATACGCTcttcagaagctgctgaagtgCAACAGCTCCATGTGTTCAGGAGAACTGAACTTCCCACCTTGGAAG CTTCTTGAAGAACTGAAGAAGGTTAAGTTCACCTTTGAAAACAATActttattttttgatgaaaatggtGATTTTGTCAGTGGCTATGACTTGATCTGGTGGGAAGTGGATGGAAACCACAGGAGCTTTCAGAAAATTGGAAAATATGCCGTCCTTGATAAGCAAGTAAGACTCACTGTCCAGAATGTCACCTGGATTTCAACAGGAAACACCACA GCCCCTCAGTCTCGATGTTCAAAGAGATGCCCTCCAGGCTCGATAAAGAAGATTCTGAACGTTTCCTGCTGTTACACTTGCAACCCCTGTCATGACGGGACATATGCGGACAAATGGG ATCTTGTTGACTGCAAAAAATGCCCTAACGGAACATGGTCCCTTAAGGGATGGAATCACTGTGAGCCAAGGTGGGAGTCCTACCTCAAATGGAGTGATCCTTATCCCATCACCCTGACAACAGCGGCGAGCTTTGGGATCTTACTTTTGATTGTCATCTTGATAATCTTCTTAGTGCACAGAGACTCTCCACCAATGAAACGAGCTGAGGTTAGACTGTCTTGTGTGATGATAGTTGGTCTGGCAGTCAGTTTTGCGAGCGTCATTTGCTTCATGGGTAAGCCCACAGTGTATCTTTGTTGTGCACGTCACCTGATGTATGCGATGGGCTTTACCCTGTGCGTGTCCTGCATTCTAGTCAAGGCCTTCCGTTTCTTTCTGGCCTTCCTTCCCTTTGGACAGATGACAAACAGGCAACTACACAAACTTTACAACCCCCCTGTGATTGTCACCATCATTACTGCTCTACAAGTGATCATCTGCCTTCTCTGGATGATCTTTGATTCTCCATATGTTGAAGGCAGTCCTCCGTCCCCGCAAAGTATGAAGAAAATCCTTCAGTGTCGCGAGGGCGCCACGTACATTGGTTATGGAATTATGTTGGGCTACATAGGTCTGTTAGCACTTATTGGATTCCTCCTGGCCTTCAAGAGCCGTAAAGTTCCCCATGAATTCAGTGAAACGGGCTACATCATTTTCAGCATGCTGATGtatttgtttgtgtgggtgtgttttatCCCTGTTTACATCACCAACCATGAAGAAGGAACAGCTGTGCAGGCTTCTGCTATCCTTGTCTCAACCTAtggcatcatcttctgtcattttTTACCCAAGTGCTATGAAGCACTTCGGAAGATAAAAATTGAAACAATGGAGACGATTGTGGAAAGGAGCTTAAGTCTTACATCAGACTCGACAACAGACATGTTCGACCCTCAAATGACCATATCCACGCAGAGGACGGACAGCTTCTCCAATTTAAGTACAACAACTATATTGGGGATGTCAGGATACAGCAGTAAGGATAATGCTGCTGCCTCAGGTTTAGTTCTGACACCAGTGCCTAGAGAAGGGggctattttccttttttctctaaTAAGAAGGGACCAAAACTCACAAAGAGATGTAGAAGTATATCcctctga
- the pcare2 gene encoding uncharacterized protein pcare2, with the protein MGCSPSKGKLFSKPENPGSQGALPAEVPQEATHSSDAVKSIDLTTDEKENKLPTLTEEQPVTGDRLSELTSNTTAEQSPEDSKEKQVTETTQERGDGVVQAAGSKNPKKRKKNKGKKRLPEKQRFAISRVKLDFPPQTVRAHQAAYAYLNPSISKYETLLGLLDQAAQTQLSLQPMMSALVMRFEEINQALEELAEEGDLMMKEYGDSMALPSGMMGPVMQMKQTMGTARPPDPPPDLLQQLLQHSVEKMRLVGNSVQELGDTTLEDAVEYYAFLSKVLFEKLQAKRTVEQRLTQVLARIEGAAMRKFNPEDSALHSEDSGIGGENESLPGSERHRHRGSAGSSSCGSGIIIRGTNNSPPCSSTNLAGRNVRDGEDEEEDDDDDDEEYEDLDDDTPTRNRSNSSPPDPSHSFLYLQANYEKDLQPTLKRPLTATNTKRFSPNCGNIKGELHRSKKELDRQMQKIQTDGYKQPVGLEHNPLKPVFRRHSLSSSQKGFSQETHSSCTLPSICPQPPNSTSVRKLINTFSQGVDGRPGQNLAKILPHIKTSKKSGVGFLSDTGKSNERTSIISGNNNNNSWPDSREDLDADSLPPPPPEVLMDDSFQATEDTEGNEGRVKENSGWSPPIIIQSNRISKRLKASVQNVEVLPSHPSVQQRLITILPACPVRQDAVSGEKSAEMHPETEHSSLYQQTRKVPHISEATRSSENQIAEQAGMGQRCDKNEYFEDELPCNSLPITAPPVSRVRLPPSCPTVCHRFPSPPTFRPQNLSGPSSRPGSPRLVERATLNNVEVIVPSVSFNAARSVFCVKESQNSHPSGFRGRLLVRRSSNSSRRTQSEQRPCMTSEFTKDDLLAASPVPGRGSAYAE; encoded by the coding sequence ATGGGCTGCTCTCCATCCAAAGGAAAGTTATTTTCAAAGCCAGAAAATCCTGGATCCCAAGGGGCTTTGCCAGCTGAGGTGCCACAGGAAGCAACTCATTCCAGTGATGCAGTAAAGAGCATAGATTTGACGACTGATGAGAAAGAGAATAAATTACCTACACTAACTGAAGAACAACCAGTGACGGGGGATAGATTGTCCGAGTTGACCTCCAACACAACAGCTGAGCAAAGTCCAGAGGACAGTAAAGAAAAGCAGGTGACTGAGACAACCCAAGAAAGAGGTGATGGAGTGGTACAAGCTGCTGGGAGTAAAAATcccaagaaaagaaagaaaaacaaagggaagaaaagatTGCCTGAAAAGCAAAGGTTTGCTATAAGTCGAGTAAAGTTGGACTTCCCGCCACAGACGGTGAGGGCTCACCAGGCGGCTTATGCCTATCTGAATCCAAGTATCTCAAAATATGAAACTCTTTTGGGCCTGTTGGACCAGGCTGCACAGACACAGCTTTCTCTTCAACCTATGATGTCTGCTTTGGTGATGCGATTTGAAGAGATCAACCAGGCTCTAGAAGAACTGGCTGAGGAAGGAGACCTCATGATGAAAGAATATGGAGACTCTATGGCCTTGCCTTCTGGGATGATGGGGCCAGTTATGCAAATGAAGCAGACCATGGGCACAGCCAGACCTCCGGATCCACCACCCGATCTTTTGCAGCAACTGCTCCAGCATTCAGTGGAAAAAATGAGGCTCGTAGGAAACTCGGTCCAAGAATTGGGTGACACCACTCTTGAGGATGCAGTTGAGTACTatgctttcctttcaaaagtGCTTTTTGAGAAGCTGCAGGCCAAACGGACTGTAGAGCAGAGGTTGACTCAGGTGCTGGCACGTATAGAGGGCGCTGCCATGAGGAAATTTAACCCTGAGGATTCAGCATTGCACAGTGAGGACAGTGGTATTGGGGGAGAAAATGAGAGCCTCCCAGGGTCGGAGAGGCACCGCCACAGAGGGAGTGCTGGATCCAGTAGTTGTGGTTCTGGAATCATCATACGTGGTACAAATAATAGTCCGCCCTGCAGCTCAACAAATCTGGCAGGCCGTAATGTACGTGATggagaagacgaagaagaagatgatgatgacgatgatgaagaatATGAGGATTTAGATGATGATACACCTACAAGGAATAGATCAAACTCTTCCCCTCCAGATCCGAGTCATTCCTTTCTCTATTTACAAGCTAATTACGAGAAAGACCTGCAGCCGACGCTCAAACGACCTCTCACTGCAACCAACACGAAGCGCTTTTCGCCCAACTGTGGAAACATCAAAGGGGAGTTACACAGGAGCAAGAAGGAATTGGACAGGCAAATGCAAAAGATTCAAACTGACGGATATAAACAGCCCGTGGGACTTGAGCATAACCCACTTAAGCCCGTATTTAGACGACACTCATTGAGTAGTTCACAGAAAGGTTTTTCACAAGAAACTCACTCATCATGTACCTTACCAAGTATTTGTCCCCAACCCCCCAACAGCACATCTGTACGAAAGCTAATAAATACTTTTAGCCAAGGCGTTGATGGTAGGCCAGGACAAAACCTTGCTAAAATTCTGCCTCACATCAAGACGTCCAAAAAAAGTGGGGTTGGGTTTTTATCTGACACAGGAAAAAGTAATGAGAGGACTTCAATTATCAGTggaaacaataacaacaatagctGGCCAGACAGCAGGGAGGATCTAGATGCAGACAGCTTACCACCGCCCCCCCCTGAAGTTCTGATGGATGATTCTTTCCAGGCAACTGAGGACACTGAAGGAAATGAAGGAAGGGTAAAGGAAAATTCTGGTTGGAGTCCACCAATTATAATTCAAAGCAACAGAATTTCCAAGCGCCTGAAGGCCTCTGTGCAGAATGTGGAAGTGCTGCCAAGTCACCCAAGTGTGCAACAAAGACTGATCACTATCTTGCCGGCCTGTCCTGTCAGACAGGATGCTGTTTCAGGAGAGAAAAGTGCAGAAATGCATCCGGAAACTGAGCACAGCAGTCTTTACCAACAAACACGTAAGGTCCCTCACATCTCTGAAGCAACAAGATCTTCTGAAAACCAAATCGCAGAACAAGCTGGAATGGGCCAGAGGTGTGACAAGAACGAATATTTTGAGGATGAGCTTCCTTGTAATAGTCTGCCCATAACTGCACCACCTGTTTCCAGGGTCCGCCTCCCACCATCCTGTCCTACTGTTTGTCACAGATTTCCAAGCCCTCCCACCTTCAGACCCCAGAACTTATCGGGGCCCTCATCTCGCCCTGGTTCCCCAAGACTTGTGGAACGTGCCACGCTTAACAATGTGGAAGTGATTGTTCCGTCTGTGTCCTTTAATGCTGCCCGctcagttttctgtgtcaaagAATCACAGAACTCTCACCCCTCTGGATTTCGTGGGAGACTTCTCGTCCGAAGGTCAAGCAATTCTTCTCGTCGCACCCAATCAGAACAAAGGCCTTGCATGACTTCAGAGTTTACCAAAGATGACCTTCTAGCTGCTAGCCCCGTTCCTGGTCGTGGTTCTGCCTACGCAGAATAA